AAAAAGAAACCCTTTTTAAAGACTTGGCAGAAACATACCGCAACAACATTGTCCTTTTTCATTTTGCAGGACACGCCAACGGACAAACAGTAGAACTGCTCGATGGAAACTTTGAGGGAAAAACTTTGGCAAGTTTGATACAAAACAACCAAACTAATTTGCATTTGGTTTTTCTAAACGGTTGTGCGACCTACGGGCAGGTGCAAAATTTGCTCGATGGTGGTGTAAAAGTTGTGATTGCGACGCATAGAAAAATAGAAGACGAGGCGGCTTTTCATTTTGCAACGGCTTTTTATGGCTCTCTTTTCGCGGAAAATCCCGCTACGGTGGAGGAAGCCTACCAAAATGCCTGCGATAAATTGGAAGGGTTTGCAAACCTACCCAAAGATAGGCTGCCTGTCCGAAGTGCTATCAAAAAATCGCAAATCATAGACCGCAAAAAAGAAGATTTTATCCAACAATGGGGTATTTTTACACAAGAAAACGACACACAAGCCCTTGAATGGACAATAAAAAAAATTGACAACCAACCTAAAAAAGAAAACAATATGATAGATTTTGACCAAATAATCACGTGGATAGACGAGGAACAGTACGCAAAAGTATTTGCTGAATTAGATGCTATCTACGATTCTATTTCAGACAAAACAACCTACAATCGTTTGAAAAAAGAGCATACAAGAGGTATGAAAA
This sequence is a window from Hugenholtzia roseola DSM 9546. Protein-coding genes within it:
- a CDS encoding CHAT domain-containing protein; the encoded protein is MEKPIFYFAFAQADLPNVLHENQKLYEGLQSLRKKGTVQIENPPKIEKETLFKDLAETYRNNIVLFHFAGHANGQTVELLDGNFEGKTLASLIQNNQTNLHLVFLNGCATYGQVQNLLDGGVKVVIATHRKIEDEAAFHFATAFYGSLFAENPATVEEAYQNACDKLEGFANLPKDRLPVRSAIKKSQIIDRKKEDFIQQWGIFTQENDTQALEWTIKKIDNQPKKENNMIDFDQIITWIDEEQYAKVFAELDAIYDSISDKTTYNRLKKEHTRGMKSLDYDDRIKTFVNNIKK